A window of Clostridium botulinum BKT015925 contains these coding sequences:
- a CDS encoding PAS domain-containing sensor histidine kinase, whose product MYQLYDDIPFGVIIFREKDLHIQYINYNFGNMFDVDSEFVGRSIDELKIFRKIKGAIENCVNFRVNKKLKQVEILINRYFDITINIKNDIITIFIYEVSQYVNIQNELKHSNENFLCMCSELKTKCDILQTLRNRENDCFIHLKNVLNNISEGIIVYDEFGKFYFCNKASMCLVGDDIKKFDVRGFFNKLSYYDFESKGKDLQQLYHDFKYNNRPIREFIIKLKDNNNNNRYIELNSSSILNEKCVINTVITLKDITSIKSKGIKLQEQREFINDVVNTIDVPIAVVEYDDLNYKLANSKYKDLLFLNNNINDDRVTEPFILDVIHNIFNKDIHKREHVLAPYVIKDKNGNERYYKIKFTGKVSEKSKINKLNKIFIHATDITEEIIHNKELQNISKMKDEFFNMISHELRTPLTIINSSVQLARDIYKEEITRNIGRVLLRVDQNCRRLLKLINNILDISKAEAGFLQLQYSDFDIVVITENIVSSVSIYAKSRGIQLIFDTNEEEKLVALDKDKYEKIILNLLSNAIKFTPKGRKIYVTTTVENNKVKIKVKDQGIGIEEENLKTIFDRFIQIRNSTTNCVQGTGLGLALVKNLVELMGGSIKVSSKLNEGTEFIITFDNIKSNNSLINPSFDLNGDIKNKLVLEFSDIK is encoded by the coding sequence ATGTATCAACTTTATGATGACATACCTTTTGGAGTAATTATTTTTCGAGAAAAAGATTTACATATTCAATATATAAATTATAATTTCGGTAATATGTTTGATGTCGATTCTGAGTTTGTTGGAAGAAGTATAGATGAGTTAAAGATTTTTAGAAAAATAAAAGGTGCTATAGAAAATTGTGTGAATTTTAGAGTGAATAAAAAATTAAAACAAGTGGAGATTTTAATAAATAGATATTTTGATATTACGATTAATATTAAAAATGATATAATTACAATTTTTATTTATGAAGTATCCCAATATGTTAATATTCAAAACGAATTAAAGCATAGTAATGAAAACTTCCTTTGTATGTGTTCAGAATTAAAAACAAAATGTGATATATTACAAACTCTTAGAAATAGAGAAAATGATTGTTTTATACATTTAAAAAATGTATTAAATAATATATCAGAAGGTATTATAGTTTATGATGAATTTGGAAAATTTTATTTTTGTAATAAGGCATCTATGTGTTTAGTGGGAGATGATATTAAAAAATTTGATGTTAGAGGTTTCTTTAATAAATTAAGTTATTATGATTTTGAATCTAAGGGGAAAGATTTACAACAACTATATCATGACTTTAAATATAATAATAGACCTATAAGAGAATTTATAATTAAGCTTAAAGATAATAATAATAATAATAGATATATCGAATTAAATTCTAGTTCTATACTTAACGAAAAATGCGTTATTAATACAGTAATAACATTAAAAGATATTACAAGTATTAAAAGCAAGGGAATTAAACTTCAAGAACAAAGAGAATTTATAAATGATGTAGTAAACACAATAGATGTACCTATTGCAGTAGTAGAATATGATGATTTAAATTATAAGTTAGCTAATAGTAAATATAAAGATCTGTTATTTTTAAACAATAATATTAATGATGATAGAGTTACAGAACCATTTATATTAGATGTTATTCATAATATTTTTAATAAAGATATACATAAGAGAGAGCATGTATTAGCACCATACGTTATTAAAGATAAAAATGGCAATGAAAGATATTATAAAATTAAGTTTACAGGAAAAGTAAGCGAAAAAAGTAAAATCAATAAATTAAATAAAATATTTATTCATGCTACTGATATTACGGAAGAAATAATACATAATAAAGAACTTCAAAATATTTCAAAAATGAAAGACGAATTTTTTAATATGATTTCTCATGAACTTAGAACTCCTTTAACTATAATTAATTCATCTGTACAATTAGCTAGAGATATATATAAAGAAGAGATAACTCGAAATATAGGCAGAGTATTACTTAGGGTAGATCAAAACTGTAGAAGACTATTAAAATTAATAAATAATATATTAGATATTTCTAAAGCAGAAGCAGGATTTCTTCAATTACAATATTCAGATTTTGATATAGTTGTAATAACTGAAAATATAGTTAGTTCTGTAAGCATATATGCTAAAAGCAGAGGAATACAATTAATATTTGATACTAATGAAGAAGAAAAACTAGTTGCTTTAGACAAAGATAAATATGAAAAAATTATATTGAATTTATTATCTAATGCTATAAAGTTTACTCCAAAAGGAAGAAAAATTTATGTTACTACAACTGTAGAGAATAATAAGGTTAAAATAAAAGTAAAAGATCAAGGAATTGGTATAGAAGAAGAAAATTTAAAAACTATATTTGATAGATTCATACAAATAAGAAATAGTACTACTAATTGTGTACAAGGCACAGGACTTGGTCTTGCACTTGTTAAAAATTTAGTCGAGTTAATGGGTGGAAGTATAAAAGTAAGTAGTAAACTTAATGAAGGAACTGAGTTTATTATTACTTTTGATAATATAAAAAGTAATAATAGTTTAATTAATCCTTCTTTTGATTTAAACGGTGATATTAAAAACAAATTAGTTCTTGAATTTTCAGATATTAAATAA
- the recJ gene encoding single-stranded-DNA-specific exonuclease RecJ, with translation MISEWRLKVTKCDTKLLAQQCNISNITAKVLANRNIQNEEEAKKFLRASLEDLYSPFLMQDMQNGIDIILDAIDEGKKIVVYGDYDADGVTSTAILYKGLLELDANVEYYIPDRETEGYGMCSNRIKILKEQGTDIILTCDNGISAVEEVKLAKELGMQVVITDHHELPFKEEQGEREYIIPNADAIINPKRNDCEYPFKMLCGAGIAFKFIQALYINVGIDDKKAYKFIELAGIGTICDVVDLVGENRIIAKNSLKMISNTTNLGLKCLIDVLGINNKEVKSYNIGFMIGPCINATGRLDTAALSVELLITDDEERAKELASILNDLNKTRQEMTMRNVEEIIDVVENSSFKEDKVLVIYKEDIHESIAGIVAGKVREKFNVPTIILTKGKEMPKGSGRSIEEYNLFEELLKCKELLDKFGGHPMAAGLSIKEENISELRQRLNANCKLTDNDIVPKIKIDKRIPLDIVNDELISEMEILEPFGKGNSSPLFAEKNVSVSQIRVIGKNQNTLKLTCIINDKEKIEAISFNKVNEFKEMLEVKFKNTFEKILLNLSNLKLDLIFYPIINEFNGNRTVQLRIKDFRLSE, from the coding sequence TTGATTAGCGAATGGAGATTAAAAGTCACAAAATGTGATACTAAATTATTAGCTCAGCAATGTAACATAAGTAATATTACAGCAAAAGTATTGGCAAATAGAAATATTCAAAATGAAGAAGAAGCCAAAAAATTTTTAAGGGCATCACTTGAAGACTTATATAGTCCGTTTTTAATGCAAGATATGCAAAATGGAATAGATATAATATTAGATGCTATCGATGAGGGAAAAAAAATAGTTGTTTATGGTGATTATGATGCTGATGGAGTTACAAGTACAGCTATTTTATATAAAGGACTTTTAGAATTAGATGCAAATGTTGAATATTACATACCTGATAGAGAAACAGAAGGATATGGTATGTGTAGTAATAGAATAAAAATTTTAAAAGAGCAGGGAACTGATATTATACTAACTTGTGATAATGGTATAAGTGCTGTAGAAGAAGTGAAACTTGCTAAAGAATTAGGTATGCAAGTTGTAATCACAGATCATCACGAACTTCCATTTAAAGAGGAACAGGGCGAAAGAGAGTATATAATTCCTAATGCAGATGCAATTATAAATCCTAAAAGAAATGATTGTGAATATCCTTTTAAAATGTTATGTGGTGCGGGTATTGCTTTTAAATTTATACAAGCTTTATATATAAATGTAGGAATAGATGATAAGAAAGCTTATAAATTTATTGAACTTGCTGGAATAGGTACTATATGTGATGTAGTAGATTTAGTTGGAGAAAACAGAATTATAGCAAAAAATTCTTTAAAGATGATAAGTAATACTACAAATTTAGGATTGAAATGTCTCATTGATGTTCTTGGTATAAATAATAAAGAAGTAAAATCTTATAATATAGGATTTATGATAGGACCTTGTATTAATGCTACAGGAAGATTAGATACAGCAGCATTATCGGTAGAATTATTAATTACAGATGATGAAGAAAGAGCTAAGGAGCTTGCAAGTATATTAAACGATTTAAATAAAACAAGACAAGAAATGACAATGAGAAATGTAGAAGAGATAATTGATGTTGTTGAAAATTCTAGCTTTAAAGAAGATAAAGTCTTAGTAATATATAAAGAGGATATACATGAGAGTATAGCAGGAATAGTAGCAGGTAAAGTAAGAGAAAAGTTTAATGTACCTACTATAATATTAACTAAAGGAAAAGAAATGCCTAAGGGTTCAGGCCGCTCAATAGAAGAGTACAATTTATTTGAAGAATTACTAAAATGCAAAGAATTATTAGATAAATTTGGTGGACATCCTATGGCAGCTGGATTATCTATAAAAGAAGAAAATATAAGTGAATTAAGACAAAGATTAAATGCAAATTGTAAACTTACAGATAATGATATAGTGCCTAAGATAAAGATAGATAAAAGAATTCCTTTAGATATAGTTAATGATGAATTAATATCTGAAATGGAGATTTTAGAACCATTTGGAAAAGGAAATTCATCTCCATTATTTGCAGAGAAGAATGTAAGTGTTTCTCAAATAAGAGTAATTGGTAAAAATCAAAATACACTTAAATTAACATGTATTATAAATGATAAAGAAAAAATAGAAGCTATATCATTTAATAAAGTAAATGAATTTAAAGAAATGCTAGAAGTTAAATTTAAAAATACATTTGAAAAAATTCTTTTGAATTTATCAAATTTAAAATTAGATTTAATATTCTATCCAATAATAAATGAATTTAACGGAAATAGGACAGTTCAACTTAGAATAAAAGATTTTAGACTTTCAGAATAA
- a CDS encoding TIM barrel protein encodes MDTLLFGISGLPNRNSDKKFTYKTGIEYLKEIGLDAMELPFVRSVNITDKNKNEVLDTKLKNNFYLSAHGSYFINLNADEEEKIEKSIERIITGAEGLKKVQGKSLVFHPGFYLKDSKEETFETIKENLLKLPDLGVDYRLETTGKGTQFGSLEENVALCKAVSTCKLCIDFSHLHARYNGSLKNYDDFARILDYVGNELGDDGLNDMHIHLSGINYTIKGERNHLPFEESDFNYKECLKTFRDFDIKGCIICESPILEQDGLLLKKYYDTL; translated from the coding sequence ATGGATACTTTATTATTTGGAATATCAGGATTACCTAATAGAAATAGCGATAAAAAGTTCACATACAAAACTGGAATTGAGTATTTAAAAGAAATAGGTCTTGATGCAATGGAACTTCCTTTTGTAAGATCTGTAAATATTACAGATAAAAATAAAAACGAAGTATTAGATACCAAATTAAAAAACAACTTCTATTTATCTGCACATGGTTCTTATTTTATAAACTTAAATGCAGATGAAGAAGAAAAAATAGAAAAATCTATTGAAAGAATAATAACAGGAGCTGAGGGTCTAAAAAAAGTTCAAGGAAAAAGCCTTGTATTTCATCCAGGTTTTTATCTTAAAGATTCAAAAGAAGAAACTTTTGAAACTATAAAAGAAAATCTTTTAAAACTTCCTGATTTAGGAGTAGATTACAGACTTGAAACAACAGGAAAAGGAACTCAATTTGGTTCTCTTGAAGAAAATGTAGCTCTATGTAAAGCAGTTTCTACATGTAAGTTATGTATAGACTTTTCACATCTTCATGCAAGATATAATGGTTCTTTAAAAAATTATGATGATTTTGCTAGAATATTAGATTATGTAGGTAATGAACTAGGAGATGATGGATTAAATGATATGCATATTCACTTATCGGGAATTAACTATACTATAAAGGGTGAACGAAACCATCTTCCTTTTGAAGAAAGTGATTTTAATTATAAAGAATGTCTTAAAACCTTTAGAGACTTTGATATTAAAGGTTGTATAATATGTGAAAGTCCTATACTGGAACAAGATGGATTATTATTAAAAAAATATTATGACACTCTATAA
- a CDS encoding heavy-metal-associated domain-containing protein, translated as MKRKINIEGMSCNHCVNHVKNALMEIEGINAVNVSLEEKFAIVEGKDLDDSKMKTEVEDWGYKVISIEEA; from the coding sequence ATGAAAAGAAAGATAAATATTGAAGGAATGTCTTGTAACCATTGTGTTAATCATGTGAAAAATGCTCTTATGGAGATTGAGGGAATTAACGCTGTTAATGTAAGTTTAGAAGAGAAATTTGCTATTGTTGAAGGGAAAGATTTAGATGATAGTAAAATGAAAACAGAAGTTGAGGATTGGGGTTATAAAGTAATTTCAATAGAAGAAGCTTAA
- a CDS encoding heavy metal translocating P-type ATPase — MDKILNIQGMTCAACAKAVEKVSKKTNGVIEANVNFASEKLYVKYDENVVSEEEIINAIKKAGYSAQEDKNIKTVTMKIDGMTCTACAKAVEKVTRKLEGVEKAEVNYATEKLYLEYEPSKVRISSIKRKIEDAGYMATEREVSVDLDKERKDKEIKTMWNNFLYSAVFAIPLLIISMGHMIGMYLPKTIDPMVNPLNFALVQFILVVPCIYNGRKFYKIGFKTLFKGSPNMDSLIAIGSGAAIIYGLFATFKIATGHTEYTMDLYFESAATIITLISLGKYLEAKSKGKTSEAIKKLMGLAPKTALIVQNGKEVTIPIEEVEIGDIIVVKSGEKIPVDGVVIEGNSSIDESMLTGESIPVEKNINDKIYGATINKNGYLKFKATKVGKDTALSQIIDLVEKAQGSKAPIARLADIISAYFVPTVIIIAIISAISWYIAGKGTIFSLTIFISVLVIACPCALGLATPTAIMVSSGKGAENGVLIKGGEALETAHKINTIVFDKTGTITEGKPEVTNVITSEDFEEEYLIKVVASAEKASEHPLGEAIVKYAEEKEIPLVDVKYFKSITGKGIELIIDNKTILVGNKRLMNERKILIDKLEKKAESFAAEGKTPMYVSVDGNISGIIAVADVIKKNSKKAIEKLHKMGIRTIMITGDNEKTAMAIAKQAGIDKVLSEVMPQDKADNVKRIQEKGEIVAMVGDGINDAPALVQSNVGIAIGSGTDIAMESADIILIRNDILDVVTAVQLSKATIKNIKQNLFWAFGYNTLGIPVAAGILTLFGGPKLNPMIAAAAMSLSSVSVLTNALRLKKFKRYI, encoded by the coding sequence ATGGATAAGATATTAAACATCCAAGGAATGACTTGTGCAGCCTGTGCAAAAGCAGTTGAAAAAGTTTCTAAAAAAACTAATGGTGTAATTGAAGCAAATGTTAATTTCGCTTCAGAAAAATTATATGTGAAATATGATGAAAATGTTGTGTCTGAAGAAGAAATAATTAATGCAATTAAAAAAGCTGGATATTCTGCACAGGAAGATAAAAATATAAAAACAGTTACTATGAAAATAGATGGAATGACGTGTACAGCGTGTGCCAAGGCAGTAGAAAAAGTAACAAGGAAGCTTGAAGGCGTAGAAAAGGCTGAGGTTAACTATGCAACCGAAAAACTATATTTGGAATATGAACCTTCTAAGGTAAGAATATCTTCTATAAAAAGAAAAATAGAAGATGCTGGATATATGGCAACGGAAAGAGAAGTTTCAGTTGATTTAGATAAAGAAAGAAAAGATAAAGAAATAAAAACTATGTGGAACAATTTTTTATATTCTGCGGTGTTTGCAATCCCACTTTTAATAATTTCAATGGGACATATGATTGGGATGTATTTACCTAAAACAATTGATCCTATGGTAAATCCGTTGAATTTTGCTTTGGTTCAATTTATATTAGTTGTACCATGTATTTATAATGGAAGAAAATTTTATAAGATTGGATTTAAAACATTATTTAAAGGAAGCCCCAATATGGATTCTTTAATTGCAATAGGAAGTGGTGCTGCAATAATTTATGGATTATTTGCTACCTTTAAAATAGCTACAGGACATACAGAGTATACTATGGATTTATATTTTGAATCTGCAGCAACAATAATAACACTAATTTCATTAGGAAAGTATTTAGAAGCTAAGTCAAAAGGAAAGACATCTGAGGCAATAAAAAAACTAATGGGATTAGCACCTAAAACAGCATTAATAGTTCAAAATGGAAAAGAAGTAACTATACCAATAGAAGAAGTAGAAATTGGAGATATAATTGTAGTAAAGTCTGGTGAGAAGATACCAGTGGATGGAGTTGTAATTGAAGGAAATTCGTCTATAGATGAATCTATGTTAACCGGAGAAAGTATACCAGTTGAAAAAAATATAAATGACAAAATATATGGTGCAACTATAAATAAAAATGGATATTTAAAATTCAAAGCGACAAAAGTTGGAAAAGATACAGCTTTATCACAAATAATAGATTTAGTTGAAAAAGCTCAAGGTTCAAAGGCACCTATTGCAAGACTTGCAGATATTATATCAGCATACTTTGTACCAACAGTTATAATTATTGCTATAATTTCAGCAATAAGCTGGTATATAGCAGGAAAAGGTACAATATTTTCTCTTACAATATTTATTTCAGTTTTAGTGATCGCTTGTCCTTGTGCGTTAGGACTTGCAACTCCTACAGCTATTATGGTAAGTTCGGGAAAAGGAGCTGAAAATGGGGTCTTAATAAAAGGTGGAGAAGCACTAGAAACTGCACATAAAATAAATACAATAGTATTTGATAAGACAGGAACTATAACAGAAGGGAAGCCTGAAGTTACAAATGTAATTACAAGTGAAGATTTTGAGGAAGAATATTTAATTAAAGTGGTGGCATCAGCTGAAAAAGCTTCTGAGCATCCACTAGGTGAAGCTATAGTAAAATATGCAGAGGAGAAAGAAATACCATTAGTAGATGTTAAATATTTTAAATCTATAACGGGTAAGGGAATAGAATTAATAATTGATAATAAAACTATACTTGTAGGAAATAAAAGGTTAATGAATGAAAGGAAAATTTTAATAGATAAATTAGAAAAAAAAGCTGAATCATTTGCAGCAGAAGGTAAAACACCTATGTATGTTTCTGTAGATGGAAATATAAGTGGAATAATTGCAGTTGCAGATGTTATAAAGAAGAATAGCAAAAAGGCCATAGAGAAATTACATAAGATGGGTATAAGAACAATAATGATTACAGGTGATAATGAAAAAACTGCAATGGCTATTGCAAAACAAGCCGGTATAGATAAAGTTTTATCTGAAGTTATGCCACAAGACAAGGCTGATAACGTAAAAAGAATACAAGAAAAAGGAGAGATTGTTGCAATGGTTGGTGATGGAATAAATGATGCACCAGCACTTGTTCAGTCTAATGTAGGAATAGCAATTGGTTCTGGAACAGATATAGCAATGGAATCAGCAGACATAATTTTAATAAGAAACGATATTTTAGATGTTGTAACGGCTGTACAATTAAGCAAAGCTACTATTAAAAACATAAAACAAAATCTATTTTGGGCCTTTGGATATAATACTCTAGGTATACCAGTTGCCGCTGGAATACTTACTTTGTTTGGAGGACCTAAATTAAATCCAATGATAGCAGCTGCTGCTATGAGTTTAAGTTCTGTTTCAGTACTAACTAATGCTTTAAGACTTAAAAAATTTAAAAGGTATATATAA
- a CDS encoding metal-sensing transcriptional repressor: MNEEKKKAVQYLKTAKGQIDGILKMIDDSRYCIDISNQIIAAEALLKKANSMILKQHLNHCVKDAFLHDKGEEKVDEIMSVLSKLMK; encoded by the coding sequence ATGAATGAAGAAAAGAAAAAAGCAGTTCAGTATTTGAAAACTGCTAAAGGTCAAATTGATGGAATTTTAAAAATGATAGATGATAGTAGATATTGTATAGATATATCAAATCAAATCATAGCAGCGGAAGCTTTGTTAAAAAAAGCTAATTCTATGATATTAAAACAACATTTAAATCATTGCGTAAAGGATGCTTTTTTACATGATAAAGGTGAAGAAAAAGTTGATGAAATAATGTCTGTACTGAGTAAATTAATGAAGTAA
- a CDS encoding M16 family metallopeptidase, whose amino-acid sequence MEKYILRNGIQLYYVKRQGNISSFCIGFNAGALVENNNQLGIAHAVEHMVFKGTKTRNEDEINKLSDAIFGFNNAMTNYPYVIYYGTTLSSDFYKGFQLYSDIIVNPSFPKTGFKEEIDVILEEFKEWKDDAYQECEDELFYNAFKKRRIKDLIIGDKKDIKNITLDDIKSFYNQHYAPENCVISVVSSLEFDEVLKIVDDNFGAWKNSYKVKGEEIYDKNVAGVFYKIRKDLNGAKIQYCFPIHNLNHEEVVALKMFNFKFGEGTSSILFDEIRTKNGMAYDISSSIKNEKGIKLFVITLGTSEDKVEKAMDLINKRICSIKSIKGMFNENNIKDIMKSINLKKELALEKSIELCKKITTNKIMFNSTDDIFNEFINDKFIDEKKIIDTACKVLKNPSIQILKPE is encoded by the coding sequence ATGGAAAAATATATATTAAGGAATGGTATTCAATTATATTATGTAAAAAGACAAGGTAATATATCTTCCTTTTGTATTGGATTTAATGCAGGTGCATTAGTGGAAAATAACAATCAACTAGGTATTGCTCATGCTGTAGAGCATATGGTATTTAAAGGTACTAAAACTAGAAATGAAGATGAAATAAATAAACTATCAGATGCAATATTTGGTTTTAATAATGCAATGACAAACTATCCTTATGTAATCTATTATGGAACAACATTGTCCTCTGACTTTTATAAGGGCTTTCAATTGTATTCTGATATAATAGTGAATCCTTCTTTTCCTAAGACTGGATTTAAAGAAGAAATTGATGTGATTTTAGAAGAATTTAAGGAGTGGAAGGATGATGCTTATCAAGAATGTGAGGATGAGTTATTTTATAATGCATTTAAGAAAAGAAGAATCAAAGATTTAATAATAGGTGATAAGAAAGATATAAAAAATATAACATTAGATGATATAAAAAGTTTTTATAATCAACATTATGCTCCTGAAAATTGTGTTATAAGTGTAGTATCTTCGTTAGAATTTGATGAGGTTTTGAAAATAGTAGATGATAATTTTGGAGCATGGAAAAATTCCTATAAGGTTAAAGGTGAAGAGATATATGATAAAAATGTAGCAGGAGTTTTTTATAAAATAAGAAAGGATCTAAATGGAGCTAAGATACAATATTGCTTTCCTATACATAATTTAAACCATGAAGAGGTTGTGGCTCTAAAAATGTTTAATTTTAAATTCGGGGAAGGCACAAGTAGTATATTATTTGACGAAATAAGAACTAAAAATGGTATGGCTTATGATATAAGTAGTAGCATAAAAAATGAAAAAGGTATTAAATTATTTGTGATTACATTAGGCACATCAGAAGATAAAGTTGAGAAAGCAATGGATTTAATAAACAAGAGAATATGTAGTATAAAAAGTATAAAAGGGATGTTTAATGAAAACAATATTAAAGATATAATGAAAAGCATAAATTTAAAAAAAGAGTTAGCTTTAGAAAAATCAATTGAACTATGCAAAAAAATTACTACAAATAAAATAATGTTTAATTCTACAGATGATATTTTTAATGAATTTATTAATGATAAATTTATAGATGAGAAAAAAATTATTGATACTGCATGTAAGGTGCTTAAAAATCCTAGTATACAAATTTTAAAACCTGAATAG
- a CDS encoding short-chain-enoyl-CoA hydratase, producing MEFKNLLLKKENGIGYVTINRPKALNALNSETLQEIGLAFEQIENDDEISVVILTGAGDKSFVAGADISEMKDKNGMEGRKFGLLGNNTFRKVESLSKPVIAAINGFALGGGCEISMACDIRIASTKAKFAQPEVGLGITPGFGGTQRLPRIVGMGMAKEMIYTGNIINADEAFRIGLVNKVVEPEELMNVATKLAQDIMKSAPIAVKLAKQAINRGMQVDIDTAINFEAELFGACFSTEDQTEGMSAFLEKRKEKNFQNK from the coding sequence ATGGAATTTAAGAACTTATTACTAAAAAAAGAAAATGGTATAGGATATGTAACTATTAATAGACCAAAAGCATTAAATGCTTTAAATTCTGAAACTTTACAAGAAATAGGTTTAGCTTTTGAACAAATTGAAAATGATGATGAAATATCTGTAGTTATATTAACTGGTGCTGGAGACAAATCATTTGTAGCTGGAGCAGATATTTCAGAAATGAAAGATAAAAATGGAATGGAAGGAAGAAAATTTGGCTTATTAGGAAACAATACGTTTAGAAAAGTTGAATCATTATCAAAACCAGTCATAGCTGCTATTAATGGATTTGCTTTAGGTGGCGGATGTGAAATTTCAATGGCTTGTGATATAAGAATAGCTTCAACTAAAGCTAAGTTTGCTCAACCAGAAGTTGGTCTTGGAATTACTCCTGGATTTGGTGGAACTCAAAGACTTCCAAGAATAGTTGGAATGGGAATGGCTAAAGAAATGATATATACTGGGAATATAATAAATGCAGATGAAGCATTTAGAATAGGTCTTGTAAATAAAGTGGTTGAACCAGAAGAATTAATGAATGTAGCTACAAAACTTGCTCAAGACATTATGAAAAGTGCACCAATAGCTGTTAAGTTAGCTAAACAAGCTATAAACAGAGGAATGCAAGTAGATATAGATACAGCTATAAACTTTGAAGCTGAATTATTTGGAGCTTGTTTCTCAACAGAAGATCAAACTGAAGGAATGAGTGCTTTCCTTGAAAAGAGAAAAGAAAAGAACTTCCAAAATAAATAA
- a CDS encoding electron transfer flavoprotein subunit alpha/FixB family protein, which produces MNIADFKGVWVFAEQRDGELQKVALELLGKGREIADKLGVELTAVLLGNKIENVANELLAHGADKVLYAEDERLVNYTTGAYTRVICDLVNEKKPEILFIGASFIGRDLGPRVAARLHTGLTADCTSLDTEEGTGHLLMTRPAFGGNLMATIMCTENRPQMSTVRPGVFDKLEADESRVDASKIEKVNVQLDAEDLKVTVKEVVKIAKEVADIGEAEVIVAGGRGVGNKENFAKLQELADALNGVVAGSRAATDNGWIDHALQIGQTGKTVRPKLYIACGISGAIQHLAGMQDSDYIIAINKDEDAAIMKVADLGLVGDLNKIIPELIAQIKSYN; this is translated from the coding sequence ATGAATATAGCAGATTTCAAAGGCGTTTGGGTATTCGCAGAACAAAGAGACGGAGAACTACAAAAAGTAGCTTTAGAATTACTTGGAAAAGGTAGAGAAATTGCAGATAAACTAGGAGTAGAATTAACTGCAGTTTTACTTGGAAATAAAATCGAAAATGTTGCAAATGAATTATTAGCACACGGAGCTGATAAAGTTCTTTATGCTGAAGATGAAAGATTAGTAAACTATACAACTGGTGCTTATACAAGAGTTATTTGTGACCTTGTAAATGAAAAGAAACCAGAAATATTATTCATCGGAGCTAGCTTCATAGGAAGAGACTTAGGTCCAAGAGTTGCTGCAAGATTACACACTGGTTTAACAGCAGATTGTACATCATTAGACACTGAAGAAGGAACAGGTCATTTATTAATGACAAGACCAGCGTTTGGTGGAAACTTAATGGCAACAATCATGTGTACAGAAAACAGACCACAAATGTCAACTGTAAGACCAGGAGTTTTCGATAAATTAGAAGCAGATGAATCTAGAGTAGATGCATCTAAAATCGAAAAAGTTAATGTACAACTAGATGCTGAAGACTTAAAAGTAACAGTTAAAGAAGTTGTTAAAATAGCTAAAGAAGTTGCTGATATCGGTGAAGCTGAAGTAATCGTAGCAGGTGGTAGAGGAGTTGGAAATAAAGAAAACTTCGCAAAACTACAAGAACTTGCTGATGCATTAAACGGTGTAGTAGCAGGATCAAGAGCAGCTACAGATAACGGCTGGATAGATCACGCATTACAAATTGGTCAAACTGGTAAAACTGTAAGACCTAAATTATACATTGCTTGTGGTATCTCAGGAGCAATCCAACATTTAGCTGGAATGCAAGACAGTGATTACATAATCGCTATAAACAAAGATGAAGATGCTGCAATCATGAAAGTTGCTGATTTAGGATTAGTAGGAGATTTAAATAAAATAATCCCTGAATTAATAGCACAAATAAAAAGCTATAACTAA